In Bactrocera oleae isolate idBacOlea1 chromosome 3, idBacOlea1, whole genome shotgun sequence, a genomic segment contains:
- the TTLL3B gene encoding tubulin glycylase 3B codes for MEKFHKWDFSPNFIQKIVKFSKKKFSASASKFVVNRMQRSSTSWPNYRNQYYNPVYKIRSLIQTLDAELAALSHRCAVSKINVLNPTTANVNYILGHTSSGSKYKVYPEVNKSMAILSDGQAVSAAQTRTLSSIYRSRVIDAFRNRRIFTVYGNYHTIRRALLNRGWLEKLAPNRYPKLQSLPEEVLLQHAKRGNDYEAVAISKIISHFPAFFIWQPKAQRDAHTDVLPLRNRVRRGRNLDFSTKVGLIGCAEQHQWFHQQGVCGMSHPRFYRLGGSSEERMAFIEDFRQTQCRSLLKYILEHGQRLSELADPDEGTVSISVVHFAVTNLKKHFDEFEHRTLDDDGVKNTESENLEWQNFIVDSNQVMRNNAKIKVTVPLLEEVSKLSRIYLTKIEDRRRDYKWDGCRNLWILKPGYQCRGLGIIIRSSIDEILQWATNNPQRRYIAQKYLERPLLIHKTKFDIRQYMLLSISDCTLSIWLYRDCYLRFSSQEFTIDDLRESIHLTNNSVQKRYKNKPNRDMRLPKNNMWSLEQFKVYLKHSNAPDNIWEERIYPGFKENLIAVVMASLEETDFVENSFELYGCDLMLDEQYNPILIEINSTPDLSPSTDVTARICPLALKDLVKVIVDLPRNPLSPTGNFERVYEVNYKIKRDFDPEVGLDICGKAMTLFKQTMIPQKKTPIRLPTKLIKKTEHAIKVPLKRLRGPAAQKNKAHTDADAIENKILKSAAKEALALRYTAPK; via the exons ATGGAGAAATTTCACAAATGGGATTTTTCACCAAACTTCattcaaaaaattgtaaaattttccaaaaaaaaattttcggcttCTGCTTCTAAATTTGTTGTAAACAGAATGCAACGTTCCTCAACGTCTTGGCCAAATTATAGAAACCAATACTACAATCCCGTCTATAAAATCCGTTCATTAATACAAACACTGGACGCCGAGTTGGCGGCACTTTCACATCGTTGCGCAGTTTCAAAAATTAACGTCTTAAATCCAACCACAGCGAACGTAAATTATATACTTGGTCACACCAGCAGCGGCTCGAAATACAAAGTCTATCCGGAGGTGAATAAAAGTATGGCGATTTTGAGTGACGGTCAAGCGGTCAGCGCTGCGCAAACGCGCACGCTATCGAGCATCTATCGCTCGCGCGTGATCGATGCTTTTCGCAATCGGCGCATATTCACCGTTTACGGTAATTACCATACAATCAGACGCGCATTGCTGAATCGCGGTTGGTTGGAGAAATTGGCACCGAATCGTTATCCGAAATTGCAAAGCCTACCCGAGGAGGTATTGCTGCAGCATGCTAAGCGTGGCAATGACTATGAAGCGGTGGCCATTTCGAAAATTATAAGTCACTTTCCGGCATTTTTCATTTGGCAACCGAAGGCACAACGCGATGCGCATACGGATGTGCTGCCGCTGCGTAATCGTGTGCGACGCGGCCGCAATTTGGATTTTTCTACCAAAGTTGGTTTGATTGGTTGCGCCGAACAGCATCAGTGGTTCCATCAGCAGGGCGTTTGCGGTATGAGTCATCCACGCTTTTATCGGCTCGGTGGTAGTTCGGAAGAGCGCATGGCATTCATAGAGGATTTTCGTCAAACCCAGTGTCGTAGTTTACTCAAATATATCTTGGAGCATGGTCAACGTTTATCGGAGTTGGCGGATCCGGATGAGGGTACAGTATCGATATCTGTGGTACATTTTGCTGTGACAAATTTGAAGAAACATTTCGATGAATTCGAACATCGTACACTGGATGACGACGGCGTAAAAAATACGGAAAGTGAAAATCTCGAATGGCAGAATTTTATTGTGGATTCAAATCAAGTTATGCGTAATAATGCCAAAATTAAAGTGACTGTACCTTTGCTGGAGGAGGTGTCCAAACTAAGTCGTATTTATTTGACTAAAATAGAAGACCGCCGCCGAGATTACAAGTGGGACGGTTGCCGTAATCTGTGGATACTGAAGCCAGGTTATCAGTGCCGCGGCTTGGGTATTATCATACGTAGTTCCATTGATGAGATTTTGCAATGGGCAACCAACAATCCCCAAAGAAGATATATCGCACAGAAGTATTTGG AACGTCCACTCCTGATACATAAAACCAAATTCGATATACGTCAATATATGCTGCTCTCCATTAGTGATTGCACGCTATCTATATGGTTATATCGAGATTGTTACTTACGCTTCAGCTCACAGGAGTTCACCATCGATGATCTACGCGAATCGATACACTTAACGAATAATTCGGTACAGAAGCGTTATAAGAATAAACCAAATCGTGATATGCGTTTGCCTAAGAACAATATGTGGTCATTGGAACAGTTCAAAGTCTATCTAAAACATTCGAATGCCCCCGACAATATATGGGAAGAGCGTATCTATCCGGGTTTTAAAGAGAACCTAATTGCTGTTGTGATGGCCAGTTTAGAGGAGACTGATTTTGTGGAAAATTCGTTCGAATTGTATGGTTGTGATTTAATGTTAGACGAACAATATAATCCGATATTAATTGAAATCAATTCAACGCCGGATCTATCGCCATCCACAGACGTGACGGCACGTATTTGTCCTTTGGCATTGAAAGATTTGGTGAAAGTCATTGTCGATTTGCCGCGTAATCCACTTTCGCCCACTGGTAATTTTGAACGTGTCTATGAGGTTAACTATAAGATCAAAAGAGATTTCGATCCCGAAGTTGGTTTAGACATTTGTGGAAAAGCAATGACactatttaaacaaacaatgaTACCGCAAAAGAAGACGCCAATTCGTTTACCGACCAAGTTGATTAAGAAAACAGAGCATGCAATAAAAGTGCCATTGAAGCGTTTAAGAGGACCAGCCGCACAG AAAAATAAAGCACATACCGACGCTGATgcaattgaaaacaaaattctcAAATCCGCCGCTAAAGAAGCGCTAGCACTACGCTACACCGCCCCCAAGTAA
- the TTLL3A gene encoding tubulin glycylase 3A, with protein sequence MHEKSGENANGNYKKEANAEKQPPSDGKLDTVPTPLQPTEPAQSTPAESAPFKVSKTLKTTTHVETNTVVTTNATTTATLTITATAAATLSKANKPITATITTATGKEIIPSAPPSNYCNRRTWITTDRLNELRRRAQEAVKQNKTFTIRGSFHSVRNALVARGWIEKLDVHRKQIPTGVCQVTYDDLAQGLPKRKPGETRRQYIAKCERNIMSRFLEHMPIDFLWTNRKEKCDYIDQAKNPGMIINKFHRAPFTSKEGLCAQLKDFHWFYEEGMSELYFPRCYNVWSLEELAEFMDNFKLTACIAFIRVVVDRYRRKGLDSVFSTMGTVPYNSIDFAIKRCSDYLDSCQHKDIDLDELSRVWEHEWDVFFHQHQQVVTEEAKIFTEPTRAPEYTIKLTIQLLEHLQNFWPQYTLDGYQNLWIVKPANKCRGRGIQLMDNLKKILVLVNPSIGSKSRYVVQKYIERPLIIHHTKFDIRQWFLITNVQPLVVWMYKESYLRFSSQEYSLSNHHESVHLTNHAIQKKYNNGKRDKRLPVENMWDCYSFQAYLRQIGKQDMWQERIYPGMKKAIVGTMLSSQENMDRRPNTFELFGADFMICENFYPWLIEINSSPDLGATTSVTARMCPQCLEDVIKVAIDRRVDPKADMGNFELIYRQVVPPTPAYMGLNLFVKGKQIITKAPHNHHHHHYLHQQRERPLLSGHSYRHRATITPAISNVHKAMPTFNATEYVEKYIMEAGNSSRSSISGGLVGGITALGAVIHTSPTPMQMVQNARRKYHVTPQTPAMICPNLLKTPRTQVGLRRKSFTNLSGKANTMPATTKDQETAVPLMKRHRSCGPRLNTAVGAGCTNNESDKNFKFIIKKCTIPTPVEVNDQLPSQVDALAAAVSISAHANKSKSVDNIVEMLRRLKGQPQSLTLPQTQGSTQMARSRSVVHDLTTGVNEKSIKSLLVKQTKSNTTDASQLAAKMTASASIRTVGRKLVTWRRSRRHNVRLAANASNTKSASSVYVCKKTPIALIGVAPTAATLTVAERSRNSSVNFQKPASITNAVAKI encoded by the exons ATGCATGAAAAGTCCGGTGAAAATGCCAACGGGAATTACAAGAAAGAAGCCAACGCTGAGAAGCAACCACCATCAGATGGAAAATTGGATACCGTTCCAACGCCGCTGCAACCAACCGAACCAGCGCAGTCGACACCAGCCGAGTCCGCGCCCTTTAAAGTGAGCAAAACGCTCAAGACTACAACGCATGTAGAGACTAACACAGTGGTCACAACCAATGCTACAACTACAGCTACCTTAACAATCACTGCCACAGCCGCCGCCACCCTCAGCAAAGCTAACAAACCGATAACTGCCACAATCACCACCGCAACCGGTAAAGAGATAATACCCAGCGCACCGCCTAGCAATTACTGTAATCGTCGCACTTGGATTACAACCGATCGACTAAATGAGTTACGTCGCCGCGCACAAGAGGCGGTCAAGCAGAATAAAACCTTCACCATACGCGGCTCTTTTCATTCCGTACGCAATGCGCTTGTGGCACGCGGTTGGATTGAAAAATTGGACGTGCATCGCAAGCAAATACCAACGGGTGTGTGTCAAGTAACATATGACGATTTGGCGCAAGGTTTGCCCAAACGCAAACCGGGCGAGACGCGTCGTCAGTATATTGCCAAGTGTGAACGTAATATTATGTCGCGCTTTCTTGAACACATGCCTATCGACTTTTTATGGACGAATCGCAAGGAGAAATGTGACTATATAGACCAAGCTAAAAATCCGGGTatgattattaataaatttcatcGCGCGCCATTCACTTCAAAGGAGGGTTTGTGTGCACAACTGAAGGACTTCCATTGGTTTTACGAGGAGGGTATGTCTGAGTTGTATTTTCCACGTTGTTACAATGTTTGGAGCCTGGAAGAGTTGGCCGAATTTATGGATAATTTCAAGCTCACTGCATGTATTGCATTCATACGCGTCGTTGTGGATCGTTACCGTCGGAAGGGTCTCGATTCGGTTTTCTCCACCATGGGCACTGTACCATATAATAGCATAGATTTTGCAATTAAGCGTTGCAGCGATTACTTGGATAGTTGTCAACACAAAGATATCGATTTGGATGAGCTATCACGTGTGTGGGAACATGAATGGGATGTCTTTTTTCATCAGCATCAGCAGGTCGTAACGGAGGAAgcgaaaatatttacagaacCTACACGTGCTCCTGAGTATACGATAAAACTGACCATACAACTGTTGGAGCATCTGCAAAACTTTTGGCCGCAATACACCTTGGATGGTTATCAGAATTTGTGGATCGTAAAGCCGGCAAATAAGTGTCGTGGACGTGGCATACAATTGATggataatttgaagaaaattctAGTGCTTGTAAATCCGTCCATCGGTTCGAAGAGTCGTTATGTGGTGCAAAAGTATATAG AACGACCGCTAATTATTCACCATACAAAGTTCGATATACGCCAGTGGTTTCTCATAACCAACGTACAACCGCTGGTTGTTTGGATGTACAAGGAGAGTTATCTGCGCTTTAGCTCGCAAGAGTATAGCTTGAGTAATCACCATGAATCAGTGCATCTGACGAATCATGCCATTCAGAAGAAGTACAACAACGGTAAGCGCGATAAACGTTTGCCCGTAGAGAATATGTGGGATTGTTACTCATTTCAAGCTTATCTGCGTCAAATCGGCAAACAGGATATGTGGCAGGAACGCATCTATCCGGGCATGAAGAAAGCCATTGTGGGTACGATGTTGTCGTCGCAGGAAAATATGGATCGTCGTCCGAATACTTTTGAATTGTTTGGTGCAGATTTTATGATATGCGAGAATTTCTATCCTTGGCTAATTGAAATCAATTCAAGTCCCGATTTGGGTGCGACAACTAGTGTGACAGCGCGTATGTGCCCCCAATGTCTGGAGGATGTGATAAAAG TTGCCATTGATCGACGCGTGGATCCCAAAGCGGATATGGGTAACTTTGAACTTATCTACCGCCAAGTGGTACCACCAACACCAGCCTATATGGGTCTCAATCTGTTCGTTAAAGGCAAACAAATCATTACCAAAGCGCcacataatcatcatcatcaccacTATCTTCATCAGCAACGTGAACGTCCATTACTCAGCGGACACAGTTACAGACATCGTGCCACCATCACACCAGCCATCTCGAATGTGCACAAGGCTATGCCCACCTTCAATGCTACCGAGTATGTGGAGAAGTATATAATGGAGGCGGGAAATAGCAGTCGCAGCAGCATAAGTGGTGGTCTTGTTGGAGGTATCACCGCTTTGGGTGCAGTCATTCACACTTCGCCCACACCAATGCAAATGGTGCAAAATGCACGTCGCAAATATCATGTAACACCGCAAACGCCTGCTATGATCTGTCCAAATCTATTGAAAACGCCACGCACACAGGTTGGCTTACGTCGTAAGTCGTTCACGAATCTCTCCGGTAAAGCTAATACCATGCCCGCAACTACAAAAGATCAGGAAACGGCTGTACCGCTTATGAAGCGGCACCGCAGTTGTGGACCACGCCTTAACACTGCCGTCGGAGCGGGCTGCACGAATAATGAAagtgataaaaattttaaatttattattaagaaaTGTACCATCCCAACGCCGGTCGAGGTCAATGATCAATTGCCCAGTCAAGTCGACGCACTAGCGGCCGCGGTCAGTATTTCGGCGCACGCGAACAAAAGTAAAAGCGTTGACAATATTGTGGAAATGTTACGTAGGTTAAAAGGTCAGCCGCAGTCATTGACATTGCCACAAACACAAGGGTCAACACAGATGGCACGCAGTCGAAGTGTAGTGCATGATTTGACCACAGGCGTAAACGAAAAATCAATCAAGTCCTTGCTGGTAAAACAAACGAAATCCAACACGACTGACGCGTCTCAACTCGCAGCAAAAATGACGGCTTCAGCTAGTATACGCACAGTCGGACGCAAGCTTGTGACTTGGCGGCGTTCGAGGCGTCATAACGTTCGACTAGCCGCTAATGCCAGCAACACCAAGTCCGCTAGCAGCGTTTACGTTTGCAAAAAGACGCCAATAGCGTTGATCGGTGTTGCGCCCACAGCAGCGACCTTAACTGTTGCGGAACGTTCACGCAATTCATCTGTGAACTTTCAAAAGCCAGCTTCAATAACAAACGCCGTAGCAAAAATCTAA